In Terriglobia bacterium, the sequence TGCACATCGAGAAAGGAGATACGCTGTACATCAGCGAGACTCCGGGGGGCGTGCAACTTACGCCCTACAAGGCCGAGTTTGCCAGGGTCGTGGAAGCGGGCCGGCGGGCCACGCGGAAATACCGCAACGCGCTGCGAAAGCTGGCCGA encodes:
- a CDS encoding AbrB/MazE/SpoVT family DNA-binding domain-containing protein, coding for MAATVKVTTVGNSVGIVLPKKLLDRLHIEKGDTLYISETPGGVQLTPYKAEFARVVEAGRRATRKYRNALRKLAE